From Vespula vulgaris chromosome 11, iyVesVulg1.1, whole genome shotgun sequence, the proteins below share one genomic window:
- the LOC127067694 gene encoding endoplasmic reticulum transmembrane helix translocase, which yields MYAMFGRSIIMATNKSQRLDDLVQTVTLHNPRKLLFNGYVLPFVILQFVWIYSWIFVYGFDEYYDAGLVGIAAIGVLQIFVCLCCQWSVHVHTFLNCSSEKNPYIATIAKVVPVPNNGSSELVKLHHAEKQEPWFVFQKTKYYWEPNAKCFKSLQFPINQSIKHYSEWKGYLDEKEVTAAEEKCGKNKLDMFVPEFWELFKERAIAPFFVFQVFCVALWCLDKYWYYSIFTLIMLIMFECTLVQQQLRNMAEIRKMGNKPYMIMVYRNRRWRYMFTDQLVPGDIVSITRSQNDNLVPCDMLLLRGPCIVDESMLTGESVLQMKEPIDDIDGNRDLNIEGDDKLHVLFGGTKVVQHTPPSKNVSGLRAVDNGCVAYVLRTGFSTSQGKLLRTILFGVKRVTANNLETFGFILFLLIFAIAAAAYVWIKGSEDPTRNKYKLFLECTLILTSVVPPELPIELSLAVNTSLLALSKLGVFCTEPFRIPFAGKVEICCFDKTGTLTSDNLVVEGIAGIDGKADVMPLSDAPLESVQVLATCHSLVQLDDGIVGDPLEKATLKAVNWSLTKSDSVIPKKGKSPVLKILQRHHFSSALKRMSVVAGYTSPGSSENQYIVTVKGAPETVKNMLSSVPDNYDSTYLSLSRRGARVLALGYRKLSTPLSVQELREFTREDLEKNLSFAGFVIISCPLKPDSKAVIKEILNASHSVVMITGDNPLTACHVSRELHFTKKPVTLILMENDGEWFWESVDRKTQIPLSYKNVKSQGSEIWKEHTLCITGEGLSYLNENNMNLLRKLLPHIVIFARCEPKQKEFIIVSLQSLGYTTLMCGDGTNDVGALKHAQVGVAILSSLPERASMEKRENSSVGSSGNNATVTNTSKSNGPRMNIRHQSNMQTRIQKILKDLKEQEQSVVIKLGDASIAAPFTSKMSSIQCICHVIKQGRCTLVTTLQMFKILALNALVLAYSQSVLYLDGIKFSDAQATLQGILLAACFLFISRSKPLKTLSKQRPLPNIFNLYTIATVLLQFAVHFFCLVFLVKEATLLSVRDDKLSAIFAADTDVNQNVSIDSSNNDEDKPFEANLINSTVYIVAMALQVSTFAINYRGQPFMESLTQNKSLLYSLLGSSAVILSLACGLLPDVASQLEIVDFPNDFRRVLVQILVADFVLAYIADRTCLWLFGEGKHYKL from the exons ATGTATGCTATGTTCGGCCGTAGCATAATCATGGCGACCAACAAATCACAACGACTGGACGATCTCGTACAAACGGTTACTCTGCACAATCCGCGAAAGTTATTATTCAATGGTTACGTCTTACCCTTTGTAATATTGCAATTTGTGTGGATTTATAGTTGGATTTTTGTTTATGGTTTCGATGAGTATTACGATGCAGGTCTGGTTGGAATCGCTGCAATTGGTGTGCTACAAATTTTTGTCTGCTTGTGCTGTCAGTGGTCTGTGCATGTGCATACCTTTTTAAATTGCAGTTCG gAAAAGAATCCATATATAGCAACAATAGCGAAGGTAGTGCCTGTCCCAAATAATGGAAGTTCAGAACTTGTAAAATTACACCATGCAGAAAAACAAGAACCATGGTTCGTATTTCAAAAAACAAAGTATTATTGGGAACCAAATGCAAAATGTTTCAAAAGTCTTCAATTtccaatcaatcaatcaattaaaCATTATTCTGAATGGAAAGGATATCTTGATGAGAAAGAAGTTACAGCTGCTGAGGAGAAATGTGGTAAAAATAA attggATATGTTTGTACCAGAGTTTTGGGaactttttaaagaaagagcTATTGCAccattctttgtttttcaagTATTTTGCGTGGCACTTTGGTGTCTGGATAAATATTGGTATTATAGTATTTTCACTCTTATTATGCTTATTATGTTTGAATGTACGCTTGTACAACAGCAACTCAGAAATATGGCTGAAATACGGAAAATGGGAAATAAACCGTATATGATAATG GTTTATAGAAACAGAAGATGGCGTTACATGTTTACTGATCAGTTAGTTCCTGGTGATATTGTTTCAATAACAAGATCTCAAAATGATAATTTAGTTCCATGTGACATGTTATTATTAAGAGGCCCATGTATTGTGGATGAAAGTATGCTAACAG GTGAATCTGTTCTTCAAATGAAAGAACCAATAGACGATATAGATGGAAATAGAGATTTGAACATAGAAGGCGATGATAAACTTCATGTATTATTTGGAGGAACAAAAGTAGTACAACATACACCACCTAGTAAAAATGTGTCAGGTCTCAGAG cTGTTGATAATGGATGTGTTGCTTATGTTTTGCGTACTGGATTTTCAACATCACAGGGTAAACTCCTGAGAACTATCTTATTTGGAGTTAAACGTGTTACAGCAAATAATCTTGAAACATTTGGAttcattctatttcttctgATATTTGCAATTGCTGCTGCAGCTTATGTTTGGATCAAAG gcAGTGAAGATCCAACAAGAAATAAGTATAAGTTATTTCTGGAGTGTACACTTATTCTTACATCCGTTGTACCACCAGAATTACCCATTGAATTGTCATTAGCTGTAAACACTTCTTTGTTAGCTTTATCTAAATTAG GTGTATTTTGTACAGAACCTTTTAGAATACCATTCGCAGGGAAAGTTGAAATTTGTTGTTTTGATAAAACTGGAACTTTAACAAGTGACAATCTTGTTGTCGAAGGAATAGCAGGGATTGA TGGTAAAGCAGATGTGATGCCACTCTCAGATGCACCTTTAGAAAGTGTGCAAGTACTTGCAACATGCCATTCCCTTGTTCAGTTGGACGATGGAATTGTCGGAGATCCACTTGAGAAAGCTACACTGAAAGCTGTAAATTGGAGCCTCACTAAAA GTGATTCAGTAATACCAAAAAAAGGCAAATCACCTGTACTAAAGATTTTACAAAGACATCATTTCTCGTCTGCATTAAAAAGAATGTCAGTTGTCGCAGGATACACATCACCAGGTTCATCTGAAAATCAGTACATAGTTACAGTAAAAGGTGCACCTGAAACTGTAAAAAATATG TTGTCTTCTGTCCCCGATAATTATGATTCAACatatttgtctctttctcgccGTGGTGCAAGAGTACTAGCTTTGGGATATCGTAAGCTTTCAACTCCTTTATCTGTCCAGGAATTGAGAGAGTTTACTCGGgaagatttagaaaaaaatctttcatttgCTGGATTTGTTATTATAAGTTGTCCACTTAAACCTGACTCTAAGGcagttataaaagaaattctcaATGCTTCTCATTCT GTAGTTATGATTACTGGAGATAATCCCTTGACAGCTTGTCATGTCAGTCGTGAATTACATTTTACGAAAAAACCAGTTACTCTAATTTTAATGGAAAATGATGGTGAATGGTTTTGGGAAAGTGTAGATCGAAAAACACAAATACCTTTAAGTTATAAGAATGTTAAATCACAAGGCAGCGAAATTTGGAAAGAACATACTCTGTGTATAACTGGAGAG gGACTCTCGtatttgaatgaaaataacatGAATCTTTTACGAAAATTGTTACCgcatattgtaatatttgctCGATGTGAACCAAAGcagaaagaatttattattgtttctttacAATCATTGGGATATACAACATTGATGTGCGGTGATGGAACAAATGATGTAGGTGCATTAAAACATGCTCAAGTGG GTGTTGCGATTTTGTCTAGTCTACCTGAGAGAGCATCGAtggagaaacgagaaaattcATCGGTTGGATCAAGTGGAAATAATGCAACTGTAACAAATACATCAAAAAGTAATGGACCTCGAATGAATATAAGACATCAATCTAATATGCAAacaagaatacaaaaaatattgaaagatctTAAAGAACAGGAACAATCTGTCGTCATAAAACTTGGAGATGCATCTATTGCTGCACCATTTACAAGCAAAATGTCTTCTATTCAGTGTA TATGCCACGTAATTAAACAAGGACGATGTACATTAGTTACAACATTGcaaatgtttaaaatattgGCTTTGAACGCATTAGTACTGGCTTATAGTCAATCTGTTCTGTATTTGGATGGTATTAAATTCAGTGATGCTCAGGCAACTTTACAGGGTATTCTTTTAGCAGCctgttttctatttatatctaGATCAAAACCACTGAAAACTCTATCTAAACAAAGACCACTgccaaatatttttaatctatacACTATTGCAACAGTCTTGCTGCAATTTGCTGTACATTTCTTTTGTCTTGTGTTTTTAGTAAAAGAAGCTACGCTTTTATCTGTAAG gGATGATAAGTTATCAGCAATTTTTGCTGCCGATACGGACGTAAATCAAAATGTTTCTATTGATTCTTCCAATAATGATGAAGATAAACCATTCGAGGCCAATTTAATTAATAGCACTGTTTATATAGTAGCTATGGCACTTCAAGTATCCACTTTTGCCATTAATTATCGG GGACAACCATTTATGGAGAGTCTAACACAAAATAAATCATTGTTGTACAGTCTCTTGGGTAGTTCCGCtgttattttatcattagCTTGTGGGCTCTTACCAGACGTAGCTTCGCAATTGGAAATTGTCGATTTTCCAAATGAT TTTCGAAGAGTTTTGGTTCAGATACTCGTGGCAGACTTTGTGCTTGCATATATTGCTGACAGAACTTGTCTGTGGCTTTTTGGCGAGGGAAAACATTACAAACTGTGA